ATTCTTGATGAGTTCACCTTGGCGTTCAAGCCCGACATTCCCGTAGCTGCGGAAGGTGGTCATCACGCTTTCATGGCCGATGTTCTGACTCCATGCTTTGAAGTCCTCTGGGGTGCGGCAACGCCTCTCACCAACTTGCACAAGGGTCTTACGCAGCAAGTGCGGGTGGAAGTATGGGAGGGCAACACGTTCATAGGCCTCGCGCATGATGCGACGAACGGGTGTGGCGTTTGACCAGCATACTGGTTCAATCCCTTGTGCGGAAAACCCTTTCTCTGCACTCGCCACCACTTTGGTGCGCGGGAACACGGGGTTATCATTGCCATACAGCTTCACCGTGCGCAGGTAATGCACCCACTCATTCACGATGGCTTTTAGGTCATCACCGACAGGCATGAAGTAGGTGAATATCTGTTTGCTGGCCTTCGTGCGTACCATGTTGGGATCTTGGTTCACCAACTCGGTGGCCGTGTCGATATGTTTCAGGCGTAACGAAACCAAGGCGCTATCGCGCATCCCTGTTAGGATTGCCAGCGCAAAGAGGGCGCGGTCACGGCGCTCAATATCGGTGTTGCTCGGCATAGCGAAAATGGCGTGGCGCACCTGT
This sequence is a window from Alphaproteobacteria bacterium. Protein-coding genes within it:
- a CDS encoding tyrosine-type recombinase/integrase codes for the protein MTKYTAENERIKRRYFEYQKEAMRKSESTIQGLSIALTRFESYTGYKNFGTFTKEQAIGFKKHLTASLNQREQKPLSKTTIQHTLSAVKEFMVWLSREQGYRRKVHVRDAEYLNYGEKEARAAAAHTPKSPPTLEQVRHAIFAMPSNTDIERRDRALFALAILTGMRDSALVSLRLKHIDTATELVNQDPNMVRTKASKQIFTYFMPVGDDLKAIVNEWVHYLRTVKLYGNDNPVFPRTKVVASAEKGFSAQGIEPVCWSNATPVRRIMREAYERVALPYFHPHLLRKTLVQVGERRCRTPEDFKAWSQNIGHESVMTTFRSYGNVGLERQGELIKNLDGSPIAITPEIIGQVLRATGFSKDS